A window of Burkholderiaceae bacterium DAT-1 genomic DNA:
TCGACCATCCAGTTCTTTAACAACTATCTTGCGAAGTTCGGCGTGACAGTGACCTATGTGTCGCCAGTGGATTTGTCTGCATGGCAAAGCGCGGTCAAACCGGAAACCAAGCTGTTTTTCCTGGAATCTCCGTCTAATCCACTTACCGAAATCGCTGATATCCGCGCCATATCGGATATCGCCCATGCGCATGGTGCACTGGTCGTGGTTGATAATTGTTTCTGTACACCGATTTTGCAGCAGCCATTGAAGCTTGGCGCAGATTTAATTGTCCATTCTGCAACCAAATATATCGACGGTCAGGGGCGGGTGTTGGGGGGGGCAGTGCTGGGCGCAAAAGCACTGGTTGATCCGGTGTACATGTTCTTGCGAACAGCCGGTCCGACCATGTCAGCTTTTAATGCATGGGTACTGGTGAAAGGTCTCGAGACACTCAAGCTGCGTATGGATGCACATTGCGCAAATGCACTGGAGTTGGCGACATGGCTTGAAAGCCGCCCGGAAGTCGAGCGCGTGTATTACCCCGGATTGCCTTCCCATGCGCAACATGAACTGGCGATGCGGCAGCAGCGTGCCGGGGGTGGGGTGGTAAGTTTTGTGGTGAAGGGTGGGCGTGAAGCGGCATGGAAGTTGATTAATGCCACGCAAATGTTGTCCATTACAGCAAATCTGGGTGATGTTAAAACGACCATTACGCATCCAGCCACAACCACACATGCACGTGTTACACCGGAAGCACGCGCCGCTGCGGGTATTGTTGAAGGATTGATTCGAATTGCAGTTGGCATCGAATCCATACAGGATATCAAGCGCGATCTGCTACGCGGATTCTGATTTAGTACACATGAATGTGCGCTCAATGCGCATACCTCAAGGGATTCAGAGGGATGTATGATATAGTCATAGACCTCTGACTCCCCTACTTGCCTCTTGCCAGCCTGATTCATGAAGTTCTCATCGATCTCTTTAGTATCTCCTCTGTCGCGCCCAGCGTTGTTGACTTTTATTGCACTGAGTACTTGGTCGATTTACTGCCGTTCAGATGATGCACCCGCTATGCCTGCGCCTTATGAAATATCGGCAGGGGCAATTCAGTTTGGCGGGCAAAATGGCCACCTAGGTATCGGTTATCAAAATGGCGGACACTTCCGCCTTGAGGGGATGGGCGTGTTTGCTGAAAGTAAACGCTCGGCCTGGACCCTCAATGGCTGGTTGGGTGATCGTGCGGGTGGTGGTGTTCAGCTGGGCTATCAATGGCTGCCTGCCGGTCAGACCGACTCGGTCTGGAAGACGTTCGCGGCGTTTGATCGTAATGCCAGCGGATTTGCAAAGGCAACATTCGGGGCGGGCGTAGAACGCGAACAGTGGTCGGCTTCACTTGCGCTATCCCATAGCGTTTCCGGTAGACAATTGACTGCAGAATCGACAGTAGTCGACAGTGTGTCAGTCAATGGCAATTTGGCAACAGGACAGCCATTTATTGATACGACTACCACACTCACCACCACCCGTGCTTTTACTCAGGCATATGAGCAAGGGGTTGGTGCGCGAGTCGGACGGTTCGATCCTTCCACACTGATTCGATTGAGTGGTGGGCTGGATTATGAATGGGGAAAATCCGCCAACCATCAGGTGACTGCATCAGTTGATCTAGAAAAATACTTTGAGCAGTCACCGCATAGTCTGGCATTGCATTGGGAGTTCGGGCGTAAGTCTGGCGAGTTTGTAGAGCATACATCCGAGCACCGCGCACAACTGGTTTGGCGTTATGCACTCGGCGGCCATGGATTTGCCCGCCAAAAGCAGATTCGTATGACGCCTTACATCGAGACCGTACCGGCACGCATGGGTTCTAAGCCGGAGACAGTGCTGGTCAAGCACGCGATTACCATCAATACAGATGCATTCTTCGATTACGGAAAATACGTGCTCCGTGACGATGCGCTGGCGTCCCTTGCCAAGTTGACGCAGTCGCTTAGAAAGGCACAGCTCGACGGGATGGTCAAAATTACGGGGCATACCTGTGATCTGGGATCGGACAAGTACAATCTTGCGCTCTCAAAGTATCGCGCGGATCGAATCAAGCAGTTCCTGATCGAGGCACTGGTGGTTCAGCCTGATCAGGTGATGACCGAGGGGAAGGGTAAGCGCGAGCCGAAATATCCATCGGATAAAGATCATCGCCATTTAAATCGTCGCGTCGATATTGAGTTTGTGACGGTAGAGCCGCGCGAGGAGTTAAGGCAGGTTGACGTACCTGTTCCGGCGCAGACCCACATTGCGTGGCGAGAGGAAGAAATCGAGACACTACCTACGTGGGCTCGGCAATCCTTACGGACAAGTGTTTCATACAAGCAATCTGTGGATACGTATGTGACCAAGGAGGTCAGTTCATCGTCGTCCACCACGCGTAAGTGGATCTACCTGCCACCTCAGACATCGAGCAAGACATTTGCAGTTAAGCAGTCGAGTGTGACCTCTCTGGATGTTTTGCAAAGTGTGACAGACCCGAACGGCGATACGGTAAAGTTGGTATCAGTGTCGCCTGCCGCGCGGGGCACCATTGAATGGTCGGGTAAGCAGGTTGTATATACTGCCCCTGACGCCTATCTAGGCTCGGATAGTTTTACCTATGTGGTTGAGAATGCACATGGCAAGCAGGCCACTGGCCTTATTTATCTGGATGTCACTGCTAAGCCAAAGCCTCCGGTAGCGAATGAGGATGCGGGTACGACTATGGAGTCGCAGCCGAAAGATGTAGCCGTTCTGGCAAACGATTCAGACCCGGACGGGGGCACACTGCTAATTACATCTTTATCGACTCCAGCACATGGACAGGTCAGCATTGCTAACGGAAGCATGGTGCGTTACACCCCAGCAGCAGGTTTCACTGGTACGGATGAGTTTACATACACTATCCGGAATGGCGATGGCATGACCGCTTCTGCCAAAGTACTGATGAACGTAATTGCTAATCCGGCGCTCGGTGAGTTGATGGCGCGTAATGATCTGTATTATGTGCCTAGCACCCGTCCGAGTACGCTCAATGTTCTGCTAAACGATCTTAATTCAGGGCAATTTCCGCTTCGCATTGTGGCCTTGACTCAACCGCAGGCAGATTTAGGTGCAGTATCCACGGATGGGCAAACGGTGACGTTCACGCCAACGGGTAAAGTGTTCACCAGTGATGTTTTCACCTATACCATTCGCGATAGTAACGGCCGCACCTCGACTGCGACCGTTACGCTGATTGATCCATGAGTGAGGCATTAGCGAGCGCTGAACCAGACACTATCGCTTGAGCCACCGATGACCCGCTTTTGGGTGATACGCGCCATTGCGTGGAGAACCAACGCGCCAGCAAGTGCTGTGGCTTCTATTGCAACGCTGGAAGATAAGGCATCTGGGTATGTAATCAGGGTACTTAGAAGCCACGTGATTGGAATGGCCGCAGTCAGCCACGCTGCAAGGTAGAGTAGTTCAAAAGCCGCCCGCGCAGCGCCTCGCCAGAATGCCCAGCCAATACAGGCGCAGAAGGCGCCATAGTAAAGCCAGTCATGCAGATGGACTGCACCACCCAGGATGCTGGGTAGCCATTTGCTACCCAGCAGCATAAATGAAATGCCGCAGATGCATCCGAGACAGACGCCAATGGTTGCGGATGCGATCAGCAGCGTGTCGCGGCGCTGAGCCGGATTAGACTGATCTTTACTTGCCCGTTTGCGACGACTTTCAATCCACAGCAGATTGCCACTGTAGAACAACCACGCACCGGCCAGCGCGAGCAGGAAGTAGAGCCATTTGATTGCCATTCCTCCGAACGATGCCATGTGCAGGGCAAAGAAGCTACTGATCACGAGGTTGGCTGTTGGCTGCTGTCCGGGGAGAAAGTCGCGATTGCGCTCTTTGCCTGTATAGGGATCAAACGCAATAAAGCCACCACGTGCACGTGGATTGACAGCTGTCGGATCTTCGCCCCAGATGCGGACAATAGATCGGGGTTGACCAATCTGCTGAAATTGCAAGCGACTGACATGCAGGGAGGGTGCGACTGCGTGCGCCTGCTTCAGCAAGGTTGCAAGGGGAATCAGCGTGGAAGCCAGGGCAGGCGTGGGCGTAGGCTTGTGGCCGCCGCGTTCTGAATGCTGGCGGATACTTTGATTGTGCAGGAGATGATCTTGAGCCGCATAGATGACGTCATGAAACGCAAATACGGCGGCGGTGATGGCCATCACCAGGTGAAATGGCAAGCTGAATAGCCCGACAACATTGTGCGCATCCAGCCACATGCGCTTGAGATTCTTGCCCATGCGCAGGGCAAAGCAATCCTTGATGAGCGTGGGTAGCAGAACAATCACGCCGGAAATCAGCGCCAGCGCATACAGCATGGCGATGATACCCATGATCCAGCGAGCAGGATCGTTATCGACAGGCAGGCCGATTACTCTATGAAGCGTATCAATAAAGTCTGCGACCGGAGAGGGGTGCATCGCCTCGACCTGGAGTCGGCCCTGAGCATCGAACGTACTGATCCATTGTGATTTGATTCCCGATTCCTCTTCCTCTTCGTCAGTGGATGCAGCCCAGCGCAAGGCTGCAATCTTGTCCTGATCCTCTGACAATTCGATCATAAAGTCGCGAGCAGCATCAGGACGTGCAGCTAGCGTCTGATGAATCAGTTCGGGTGCTGCGGATAGCGGAACGGCCTGAATGTGCGAAGGTGGACTGAGCCAGCGTGCAATCGGCTCCTTGAATACGGTAAAGGCCCCTGCGTAAAACGCGATGAACAGAGCCAAGCCGGCAATGATGCCGGTCCAGGTATGCAGTGTTTTATACAGCCGCAGAATATCCGAGCGAATCATTGGGAAAATACCTTACAGATAGCGAAGTAGTGCGCACAGTGCGGCGAGGACGGCATTGATAGTACTGAGCCAGAGCCATGCGCTGCGTCCGTTTTGAAATAAATAGCTTGTGCTTAGTACGATGATCCAGACCGGTACAACCATCCACATACACAGTTGCGAGCGTGTGGAAAGCGGCATGCCGGTGGCGAGGGTGTTGAAGATCGCACTGACAGCCAATGCGGCCCCCAGTCCAAGCAGCGTGCCTGCCAGTGACTTGGATAGCCAGTCGCGCTGTATCGGAGTAGCTGCAGCTTGACGCATGTCAGGCCTCCTGTGGGCGCGCAAAAAGATAAACCGGAGCAATCAGTCCAACCATGGTGGCGGTGAGCCATGTGTACACCGCAGTGGCGGGATGCATGCTCAGGCAGAAGCACATCAGACTGACCAGCCATATCATGAGTGCCAGGCAGCGCAAGGGCCGGGCAGGGAGTTGCGTGTGGCGGACACGCTGGTGCGGGGACGCGAGATAGGCGATAAAGCAGGCCACGCCGCTTAATGCGAAGCCGGTAAAAATATGAATCAGCATGCGTGTGAACCTGTCTAAAAGAAAAAGCACCGCCAGCAGAATGGTTCCGCCGGCGGCAAAGTGCGAAGCTTAGAAGTTCACCGTGGCTGAGGCCGTTACACTACGTGCGGGGCCAAGTGTGGCAATGGGCGTGCTGTCGCTGAAGCTACCCGAGTAGAAGTGGCGGTCAAACAGATTGCTGATATTTAGCCGCAGGACAACTTGATTCTGATGGATGCGCATGTTGTAACGCATACCTGCATCAAACTGGCTCCATCCGGGAATGGACTGTGTATTGGCTGCATCGACATATTGGGCGCTGGTTGCGGTCAGACGACCATCAAGCGTCAGCCCACTCACCCAGGCTGTATCCCATTCAGCGCCAAGTGTGCCCTGCCAGCGCGGTGCACCGACGGCATCCTTGCCGTTGTAAAGGTTGTAGGCAGTTCGGGTTTGCTCACCACGACTATAGGTGGCACCCGCTAGTATGCGCATACCGGGATGTATTTCGCCCGCGCTGGCCCATTCCAAACCACGTACTTGCTTTTCACCGTCATCCGAATAAGTGGGCTTCGAACTACTACCGAGGGCAATCAACGTCGGTTTGCGCAAATCAAACAGGCTGAAAGTATGCTGAAGCGCACCGTCCTGCCACTTCACGCCAATCTCTTTCTGGCGGGTCTGGTATGGTTTGAATACCTGCTGGTAGTTGGTGGCAGCCGTATCGGTGACCGTCTCTCCGGGGCTGAGTCCTTCGACTGCGTTGGCGTACAGCGAGATGTCTGATCCAAATGGCTGGTAGACCAGCGCCAGTGCAGGTGTCAGGCGCTGTTCGTCGTAGCTGGCGGTAATCTTGCCAGCATTGAAGCTTGTGGTTTTCACCTGTTGCTGGCGAGCGCCCAGCGTCACAGACAGTTGCTTGTCTTCCGTGGAAATCGTATCAATCAACGCGAGGCTGCCGAGTCGGTTTTCCCCCGTTTTATCTGCCGGCGCGGGGATAGCCACCATGCCGGCTACGACTGGACGGTAGATGTTTGAAGTAAAGCGAGCCCGATTCACATTGGTGCCGCTTTCCTGATTCAGGCGTGAAGCATGAACCAGCAACGCATGCCGTATGCCTGCGGTTTGCAGTGACGCGCGCAAGCCAGCTTCGGCCGATACGCTGTCCTGATACCCGTTCTGGCCAACCATGACGCCCCAGAAGTCGCCATTGGCCTGAATTTCACGTGCATGCGTACCATTGATAAAGCCACTGAAGGTGTGCTTGTGTGCTCCCGCGCCAGCAAATACGGACACCTGCTCGTTTAGCATCCAGTCTGCACGGGCAATGATTGCGTCCGACGTAAGATTGCCGTATCCGGCGCGAAAAGGATTGAGACGAGGATCCGGTGCGGCAGGCACTGGCGTACTGGCAAACCAGTACATGGCGGGCGTACCCCCTTTGAATGACTCGTTGCTGTGGTAAGCGTCTACTGTCGCGAGCAATTCTGCACTGCGATAGTCAAAGGCGGATGAAAGAAATTGCCGCTGCTTGCTTTGACCATCCAGCGTGGTGTCGCCATTGCCGGTTGCAGCATTGATGCGTAATCCGTACGCCTGATTGTCGCCGAAGCGACGCCCGACATCGGCGTGCGTAAACACGTGCGCATCGGATTGGATACCCAGTGTGAATTGCGTGACTGGATCATCCTTGGCGCGCTTGGGTACGATATTGATGACGCCGCCTACGCCACCGGCGGGCGGCATGCCGCTGAACAGTGCGCTCGGGCCCTTTAACAGCTCTACACGTTCGATGAATTCAGCGGGCACATGTCCAACCGGGGTCAGGCCGAACATGCCATTCAGTGATATGTCGCCTGCATTGACATCGAAACCGCGAACGCGGAAGTTTTCATACATGTGGCCGTTACTGGTCGTGAATCTGACGGAAGGGTCTGCTGCGAGCACATCTGCCACTGTGCGTGCCTGTTTGTTCTGGATGAGATCGGCAGTGTAGGCAGTCACGCTGAACGGGATCTCCATGACATCCTGATTACCCTTGGCGCCAAGTTGTGCGCCACTTGCAATCTGACCACCCGCCTGTGCTTTCGAGAGATCGGTCGGCGAATCTGATTTGGCCTTGATCCTGACCACCGGCAGGGTTGAAGACGTATCCGGTTCGGCTTCGTCTGCATATGTTACGTGGGAAATTGAAGCCAGGCTCAGGGCCATGGCCAGCGGGGTCATGCGCAGCTTCATTTGTTACTCCGGTTCTGAATAACACTGGCTGGCGACGGCTGGCTTGTGTGCTGTTTACGTACTCAGGTATGCCCTGAGCTTGAGAGTGTGACATATTGTAAATGGGAATCATTATCATGAAAAGTAGGCAAGTTATGTGCAGAGGTGTGACAACAAACATATTGCAAATACGAATCGTTATCATTTAGTATGTGCGGATGAATACATGGACGATTGATGAAACCAAAGAGCAGTGTGCCCAAAGCGCTCATCTCGCCAGAAGCAACACCAGTGGACGCACTCCGCGCATAAACAGTGATTGCTTGCTGGGTGCGGACGGTATGCTGGAGATTATGCACAACGGCAGTGTGTACCAGCTTCGGCAAACGTCGACCGGCAAACTGATTCTAACCAAATAAACGATTCCTAAAAGCACAAGCCAGCCATCGCCAGCCAGTGCATGTATCCGGAGAGATTGACATGCGGCTGTCGCCCATTGCGCTGGCATTGAGCGCCCATATTGTGTCTGCAGACCTGATGGCAGCAGACATACCGACCGAGCAAGATACGCAGCAAGCCGATGTCGTGGTAAGTGCCACGCGCGGCAAGCGAGAATTGCAGCGAGCCCCGAACACTGTTACATCCAAAACCGGAGAAGTTGCATCCCGCACGGGGGCTACAACCCTTAAATCCCTCGTGGATGATGAGGCTGATCTTTCGGTACGTGAGTCGGTTGTGCGATTCACGGCAGCAGGTACCGCCACCGGACGCGCCGGCTCTGAAGGCTTGAATATTCGAGGGCTGGAAGGGAATCAAGTGCTGATGCTGCAGGACGGTATCCGTCTACCCGCTGCATTCAGTTTTGGTGCCTTTGCTACAGGGCGCGGGGACTATCTCGAACTCGAAGGCATGAAGGATGCCGAAATCCTGCGTGGACCGGCATCTGCGCAGTTTGGCAGTGATGGTCTGGCAGGCGGCATCAGTCTTCGCACGCTGGAACCGGTCGATATTCTGAAAGGGCGCGATCTGGGCGGGTTTGTACGGGGGCGTTATAACAGCCTGGATCGCGCCTGGACGGAAACGGGCGCAGTCGCAGCCAGTGAGGGCGCCTGGCAAGGACTGGTACTCGGGAGTGTGCGTCAGGGGCATGAAACACAGAACCACGGTAGCAACGACAGTCTGAATGTCGACCGCACCACGCCTAATCCGCAGGATGTGCGAAATCGCTATCTCCTGGGTAAGGTGAGTTATGCACTGGACCCTTCAGAGACCATTGGCGCAAGCCTGGAGGTGCTTCGCAGAACCAATGATACCGAGGTCTACAGCGCGCGCAGCAAATCACCGCTTGTATCGACGAGCACGCTGGATCTGGATGCGCACGATACTATCAAACGGGATCGCGTCTCACTGGACTATCTCCTGAATGATCTGAATGGCGAGTGGGTGCAACGTGCAGAAGTGAAGGTCTACTGGCAGCGCGCACAGGTCGCGCAGCATGCCGTCGAGGATCGAAACACAGCTGCCGACCGCATCCGGCACAATACTTATGACACCGATAGTACAGGTATCTCGCTTCTGTTTGGCTCCAGCTTTGCTGGTGTATTTAGCCAGCGCCTGACCTATGGCGTGGATTGGCATCGCGATCAGATCAGTACCTTGCGTGATGGCACTGTACCTTCTCCGGGCGATACCTTTCCAAGCAAACCCTTTCCGGATACCCGATACGATCTGACGGGTGCCTTTCTGCAGGATGAGATCGATCTGGCCAGTGTCAGCGTCATACCCGGCCTTCGGTTCGATCACTTTTCACTCAAACCCGATGGGGCGGGCTTCACCGGTAAGACAGTCAGTCTATCCGATCATGCAATCTCGCCGCGTCTAGGGGGCGTATGGCGGGTAACGGAGTACTTTGCGCCGTATGCTCAATGGGCAAAAGGCTTCCGTGCGCCATCGCCAGATCAAGTGAACAACGGATTCACCAACTTGACCTCTGGTTACATGAGTATCGGCAATAACGCGCTCAAAGCGGAAAGTGCTGATAGCTTTGAAGTAGGCATTCGCGGTCGCGTCGATACAGTGCGATACGCGCTGACCACTTATGACAATCGGTACAAGGATTTCATCAGCCAGCAAATGATCAGGGGTACAGGCACGCCTGCCGATCCGATGGTCTTTCAGTACATCAATTTGAGCGATGCCCATATTCGCGGATTCGAAGCGCGGCTTGACTGGTCGTTTGCCTCTACCTGGCTCGCAAGTGCATCGTTTGCACAGGCAAGTGGCGACTCGGAGACTGCAGGCAAACGCACGCCGCTCGATTCTATCAATCCGCGCAAATGGGTGGTCACGCTGCGACATGATGCTGCTTCCCTGAGCGGGTTTGCGCGTTTAATACATGCCAATGCCAAAGACAGTGACCGCATTGCTCCGGCCGCCGTGAAGCCATTTTCCGCGCCTGCCTGGACGGTGCTGGATCTTGGCGCGACCTGGAAGGCGGGCAAGGCAATGGATCTCAATCTGACCCTGAATAACGTATTTGATCGCCACTACTGGCGTTGGTCGGATGTGCGGGGGCTAGCCGAGAGTAGCGCAGTGAAAGATGCCTACACCGCGCCGGGTCGAACGATGCAGATATCCGCCCGATATAGCTTTTAACCGATCCGAACCCATTGACGGAAGGGGAAATTGATGTCCGATACCACAGTGCAATTCGATGCAATCCATGCGGATGCGCGTGCGTTTCCAATGCAGTTCAGCACGCTGCATCTGGCCACCAGCAACGCGCAAGGACGAGCCGAGTGCAGCTATGCGTCCTTTATAGCGGTAGAGGGAGACTTCCTTATCTACGTCAGCGAACTGGCAGCACATACTGCAAATTTGCTGGAAACCGGCCTGTGTTCGGCCATGTTTATCGAGAGCGAGGCCGATGCGCGCCATCTCTTTGCTCGTAAGCGCCTGACACTGCAGTGTGCCGCCGAAGAATGCCTGCCGGCTTCCAAGGAATATACGCAGGTGATGACAGCGTTTACTGATCGATTTGGCAGCGTGATGGATATCTTGAAGGGATTAAACGATTTCCATCTCATCCGTTTGCGTCCTTTGCGCGGCAACTTTGTAACCGGGTTTGCCAAGGCATACACACTAGAAGGCGATGAACTGGCGCAAGTTCGCCACCGGAATGAAACCGGGCATCGCGGTACTCCCGCGAGCGTCGAGCCAATGCAAGAGGGCGCGCTGCAATGAATACACCAATGAGATCTTTTGTGGAGATCAGGCAGGCGTTTACGCTTGCCAGACAAGAACAGGGGATGCGGCATCGCGAGATCGCGACCATGCTCGGAATCGGCGAGGGGCAATTGATTGCCGCGCATGCGGGGCCAAATGCCGTATCCCCTGGCTGTACGCTCACAGCTATCCGATTGCGTAGCGAATGGCCGGCGCTCATCGCATCACTTTCTTCACTGGGAAGCGTGATGGCGCTGACACGTAATCACGGCTGCGTACATGAGAAGGAGGGCGTATATGCGCCAGTCAGCTCAAGTGGCGAGGTCGGATTGGTGCAGGGTACGGACATCGACTTGCGCTTGTTCTACGCGCAGTGGGCGGCAGGATTCGCAGTCGAAGAGCAGACAAGCAAGGGTAAACAACTCAGTTTGCAGTTCTTCGATGCACAAGGACAAGCTGTGCATAAGGTGTTTTTGCGGGAACAGAGCAATATCACTGCTTGGACGCAGCTGCTGGAACAATTTGCTTCCGATGATCAGACGCCGGGCATGGTTGTACGGGCACGAACGGCCAGATCCCGGCCTAATGACGATGCTGCGGTAGACATTAGCCAATTGCGCGCTGCCTGGGCCGCCTTGCGCGACACCCATGACTTTCACGATATGTTGCGCGATCAGGGTGTAGCGCGATTGCAGGGATTGCGGCTGGTCGGGCAGGACTTTGCCCAGCCTGTAGACATCTGCAGCGTACACGAAGTGCTGACATGCGCCGCTCAGGCAGGATTGCCAATCATGGTGTTTACCATGAATCACGGCGCAATCCAGATCCACTCCGGCATGGTCAGGCGAATTGTAGTGACCGGCCCATGGATCAATATTCTGGATGCGGGCTTTAATCTGCATCTGCGTGAGGATGCGATTGCCAGTGCCTGGATCGTACGCAAGCCTACAGTAGACGGCATGGTGAGCTCGCTTGAATTGTTTGATTCAGAGGGCGAATTGCTGGCCATGCTATTTGGTGTCCGTAAACCAGGGCGGCCCGAGCAGTGCGAATGGCGTGCGCTACTGGATGCACTGCAGCCGGAGGTTACGCCATGCGCAGCATGAAAAGCCCGGATACGCCACACACGCTCTTCCGGCCTGATCGTCGACGGATGATGGTTCAGATTGGCGGATTGGTGGCTGGTCTGATAACCGCACCCGCCTTGGGTGGCGCTGGTCAGGGTAAGCGCATTGTGTCAATTGGCGGAGCTCTGACCGAAATTGTGTATGCGCTGGGCGGACAGGCGACGCTGGCGGGTGTGGATTCCACATCCTTGTTCCCCGAAAGCGCGACGCGATTGCCGAACGTGGGCTATGCAAGGAGCCTGTCAGCCGAAGGCATCCTGGCGCTCGCCCCCACGCACATCATTGTAACGGAAGACGCAGGTCCGCCTGCAGTCATGCGCCAGCTGGCGCAGGCGGGTATTCCACTCTCAGTGCATCCCGGCAATCATCGTTTTGAAGGACTACTCGAGCGTGTCAGCAGCGTAGGATCGGTAATCGATCGTCAGCCACAAGCCGCCGAACTTGTTGCCAGTCTAGGTGCACGCTGGCAAGTCGCTCAGCAGCAGATCGTCGCATTTTCGCAGCGACCCAAGGTCTTGTTTGTGCTCTCGCACACGCAAACACAGATCATGGTCAGTGGCTCGGCCAGCAGCGCTGATGCAATGTTGACCTACGCGGGTGCAAGTAATGCCGTGAAGGGATTTTCAGGTTTCAAACCGCTGACCCCCGAGGCGGTGATTGCGGCTGCACCGGATGTTGTACTGTTCACCCGGCAGGGACTGGAAGCCATCGGGGGCATCGAGGGCGCATTGCGTCTGCCGGGTATCGCCCAGACACCTGCAGGGCGTGCCCGACGCATCATTAGTCATGAAGCCATGTTCTTGCTGGGATTCGGCCCGCGCCTGCCAGATGCCCTGATTGCATTGCATGCATCCATCCGGGGAGCACTGCAGACATGAGCACCCTGGCGATGTCACAACAATCCGTGCGTGTCCGGAGCTGGTTACGTAGCAACCCTCTGCATGCGCTTGTGCTTGCCTTGCTTGGACTGACCTTGCTTTCATTGCAAGCCGGGGCTGTACCGATCGGGCTTTCAGACTGGCTTGCGCCTTTTCGCCAGCAAGACGATGCGACGCTGACTGGCGGCGCCTGGGTGCTCTGGCACCTGCGCATGCCCCGCCTGCTGCTGGGCATATGCGTGGGCGCGATGCTGGGTGCATGCGGCGCGCTGACTCAGGGACTGTTTCGCAATCCGCTCGCTGATCCCGGCTTATTGGGCGTGCAAAGCGGTGCCGCCTGTGCCGTGGCACTGATTCTGGTGGGCTTGGGCAGCCTGGGGCTGGCTCTGCCTGACTCTGCCCGATTCTGGACCATCCCCGCAGCTGCATTTACGGGTGGACTAGCGGTATGCGTGTCGCTGGATCGCCTGGCGCGCTGGCTGACGGCGGGTTCGATTGCAGGGTTGCTGCTCACTGGTGTTGCACTGAATGCCATTGCTGGGTCGGTCATTGGCCTGTGCACGTATCTGGCCACTGATGAACAGCTTCGCAGCCTCACCTTCTGGACGTTAGGATCACTGGCGGGTGCAAACTGGCACATCACCCTGCTCGGCATCGGACTCTTGCTTGCAGCGATGTTTCTCATGCGCGAACTGGCCGGGCATTTAAATGTGCTGGCACTGGGCGAACAGGTTGCTGCGCATGTAGGGGTAGATGTGCGCATGATCAGGCAACGTACTGTGCTCATTGTGGCGCTTCTGGGCGGATTTTCGGTGGCGAGCTGCGGCATGATCGGATTTATTGGCCTGATTGCGCCCCATATTGTGCGTACCTTGTATGGCGCGGATCAGCGCGTGGTGGTGCCTTTGTCCATGTTGCTTGGTGCATGCCTGCTGTTGACTGCAGACACACTCGCGCGCG
This region includes:
- a CDS encoding ABC transporter substrate-binding protein — encoded protein: MKSPDTPHTLFRPDRRRMMVQIGGLVAGLITAPALGGAGQGKRIVSIGGALTEIVYALGGQATLAGVDSTSLFPESATRLPNVGYARSLSAEGILALAPTHIIVTEDAGPPAVMRQLAQAGIPLSVHPGNHRFEGLLERVSSVGSVIDRQPQAAELVASLGARWQVAQQQIVAFSQRPKVLFVLSHTQTQIMVSGSASSADAMLTYAGASNAVKGFSGFKPLTPEAVIAAAPDVVLFTRQGLEAIGGIEGALRLPGIAQTPAGRARRIISHEAMFLLGFGPRLPDALIALHASIRGALQT
- a CDS encoding iron ABC transporter permease, which gives rise to MSQQSVRVRSWLRSNPLHALVLALLGLTLLSLQAGAVPIGLSDWLAPFRQQDDATLTGGAWVLWHLRMPRLLLGICVGAMLGACGALTQGLFRNPLADPGLLGVQSGAACAVALILVGLGSLGLALPDSARFWTIPAAAFTGGLAVCVSLDRLARWLTAGSIAGLLLTGVALNAIAGSVIGLCTYLATDEQLRSLTFWTLGSLAGANWHITLLGIGLLLAAMFLMRELAGHLNVLALGEQVAAHVGVDVRMIRQRTVLIVALLGGFSVASCGMIGFIGLIAPHIVRTLYGADQRVVVPLSMLLGACLLLTADTLARVVAVPAEVPVGIFTSLMGAPFFLLLLQQMRKAGWA